From one Rhodoferax sp. PAMC 29310 genomic stretch:
- a CDS encoding S-(hydroxymethyl)glutathione dehydrogenase/class III alcohol dehydrogenase has product MQTKAAVAWKAGQPLTIETVDLQGPKFGEVLVEIKASGICHTDYYTLSGADPEGIFPAILGHEGAGIVVDVGPGVTTLKKGDHVIPLYTPECRTCKFCLSRKTNLCQLIRGTQGKGLMPDATSRFSLNGDPIFHYMGTSTFSNYTVAPEISLAKIRKDAPFDKVCYIGCGVTTGIGAVIFTAKVEAGANVVVFGLGGIGLNVIQGAKMVGADKIIGVDINPARQEMARKFGMTHFINPKEVENVVDSIVQLTDGGADYSFECIGNTQVMRQALECTHKGWGRSIIIGVAEAGAEISTRPFQLVTGRKWEGSAFGGARGRTDVPKIVDWYMDGKINIDDLITHTMPLEDINKGFELMKSGESIRGVILF; this is encoded by the coding sequence ATGCAAACCAAAGCAGCAGTCGCCTGGAAAGCAGGCCAACCCCTGACCATTGAAACCGTGGACCTGCAAGGCCCCAAGTTTGGCGAGGTGCTGGTCGAGATCAAAGCCAGCGGTATTTGCCACACCGATTACTACACCTTGTCGGGCGCTGACCCCGAAGGCATCTTCCCCGCCATCCTGGGCCATGAAGGCGCCGGCATTGTGGTGGACGTGGGCCCGGGCGTGACCACGCTGAAAAAAGGCGACCACGTTATTCCGCTTTACACCCCCGAGTGCCGCACCTGCAAGTTTTGCCTCTCCCGCAAAACCAACCTCTGTCAGCTCATTCGCGGCACCCAAGGCAAGGGCTTGATGCCTGATGCCACCAGCCGCTTCAGCCTGAACGGCGACCCCATCTTTCATTACATGGGCACCAGCACCTTCAGCAACTACACCGTGGCGCCCGAGATCTCGCTGGCCAAAATCCGCAAGGACGCGCCGTTTGACAAGGTCTGCTACATCGGCTGCGGCGTGACCACCGGCATTGGCGCCGTCATCTTCACCGCCAAGGTCGAAGCCGGCGCCAACGTGGTCGTGTTCGGTTTGGGCGGCATTGGCCTGAACGTGATTCAGGGCGCCAAGATGGTCGGCGCCGACAAGATCATTGGGGTGGACATCAACCCCGCCCGCCAAGAGATGGCGCGCAAGTTCGGCATGACCCACTTCATCAACCCCAAAGAGGTCGAGAACGTGGTGGACAGCATTGTTCAGCTCACCGACGGCGGCGCCGACTACAGCTTTGAGTGCATTGGCAACACCCAGGTCATGCGCCAGGCGCTGGAATGCACGCACAAGGGCTGGGGCCGCAGCATCATCATTGGCGTGGCCGAAGCCGGCGCCGAGATCAGCACCCGCCCGTTCCAGCTCGTGACCGGGCGCAAGTGGGAAGGCTCCGCTTTTGGCGGCGCACGCGGCCGCACCGACGTGCCCAAAATTGTGGACTGGTACATGGACGGCAAGATCAACATTGACGACCTCATCACCCACACCATGCCGCTGGAAGACATCAATAAAGGGTTCGAGCTGATGAAAAGCGGCGAGTCGATTCGCGGCGTTATTTTGTTCTAA
- a CDS encoding tRNA-dihydrouridine synthase: MTILLAPMEGLLDFVLRDILTRVGGVDRCVSEFIRVTNTLLPDRVFERVIPELLQGGRTLSGVPVRGQLLGSDPVCLAENAACLAALGPDGIDLNFGCPAKVVNRHGGGAALLDDPELLFRIVSAVRRAVPAHMPVSAKMRLGFNDDTRAEECAQAIEAGGANELVVHARTKADAYRPPAYWERIADIRAQVRLPLVANGDIWTVEDALRCREVSGCHSLMLGRGIVVDPGLARGILAATQPRGAASDEPASVEVTWEMLQPLIADFWHIVCASLDRRQQAGRLKQWLNFLRRRHSEADTAFMAVRTLDDPVVVTQWLLAHGVPVHQPTAVRGH, encoded by the coding sequence ATGACCATTCTTCTTGCCCCGATGGAGGGGCTGCTGGACTTTGTGCTGCGTGACATTCTGACCCGGGTGGGCGGGGTGGACCGCTGCGTGTCCGAGTTCATTCGGGTCACCAACACCTTGCTGCCGGACCGGGTGTTTGAGCGCGTGATTCCTGAGCTGCTGCAAGGCGGGCGCACCTTGTCTGGCGTGCCGGTGCGGGGCCAATTGCTGGGCTCTGATCCGGTTTGCCTTGCTGAAAACGCCGCCTGCCTGGCCGCACTGGGGCCAGACGGCATTGATTTGAACTTTGGCTGTCCCGCCAAAGTGGTGAACCGCCATGGCGGCGGTGCGGCCTTGCTGGACGACCCGGAACTGCTGTTTCGCATCGTCTCCGCCGTGCGTCGCGCCGTGCCGGCGCATATGCCGGTGTCGGCCAAGATGCGCTTGGGCTTTAACGACGACACCCGCGCCGAGGAGTGCGCGCAAGCGATTGAAGCCGGTGGCGCCAATGAGTTGGTAGTGCATGCCCGCACCAAGGCCGACGCCTACCGCCCGCCCGCCTACTGGGAGCGCATTGCTGACATTCGCGCGCAGGTGCGCCTGCCCTTGGTGGCCAATGGCGACATTTGGACCGTGGAAGACGCGCTGCGCTGCCGCGAGGTGTCGGGCTGCCACAGTCTCATGCTGGGCCGGGGCATCGTGGTCGACCCCGGCTTGGCGCGCGGCATTCTGGCCGCCACACAGCCGCGTGGTGCCGCAAGCGATGAGCCCGCCAGCGTCGAAGTCACCTGGGAGATGCTGCAACCCCTGATTGCCGACTTTTGGCACATCGTCTGCGCCAGCCTGGACCGGCGCCAGCAAGCCGGACGTCTGAAGCAGTGGCTCAATTTTTTGCGCCGGCGCCACTCAGAGGCCGACACGGCCTTCATGGCGGTGCGTACGCTGGACGACCCGGTGGTCGTGACCCAGTGGTTGTTGGCACACGGCGTGCCGGTGCATCAACCCACAGCGGTGCGCGGGCATTGA
- a CDS encoding translational machinery protein: protein MSHYHAVVWLDHSEAHVMHFTAEDVEKSVIHPAKKHVNLHSKSGVIGSGRSAEDQHYYHAIVDALKGTQEILVVGPAHAKLNLIKHIHTHDHAMVERVVGVETVDHPSDAQVVAYARKYFVAKDRMLT from the coding sequence ATGTCTCACTATCACGCGGTTGTCTGGCTGGATCACTCTGAAGCCCATGTGATGCATTTCACAGCAGAGGATGTGGAAAAGTCGGTCATCCACCCCGCCAAGAAGCACGTCAATCTGCATTCCAAGAGTGGCGTCATCGGATCAGGCCGCTCAGCCGAAGACCAGCATTATTATCACGCGATCGTCGATGCCCTGAAGGGTACCCAAGAAATTCTGGTCGTCGGCCCGGCCCATGCCAAACTCAATTTGATCAAGCACATTCATACCCATGACCACGCGATGGTGGAGCGCGTTGTGGGGGTGGAAACAGTGGACCACCCAAGCGACGCTCAAGTGGTGGCCTACGCCCGCAAGTATTTTGTGGCCAAGGACCGCATGCTCACCTGA
- a CDS encoding Crp/Fnr family transcriptional regulator, giving the protein MKVDPAIAQFQAENVRAQTIVRPAEKKMGPATVLKIREKVPLFRDMPMELLMRTLAICEQVTVEAGSDVFKEGDMGDSFFVLISGEVIVGKERGDKLIELARLGVGDCFGEMALVGKHVRTATVRANRDAVAMRFYRDAVDAEVESAHMIYRNMARILAMRLEEASATMADLLAQNSRS; this is encoded by the coding sequence ATGAAAGTTGACCCCGCCATTGCCCAGTTTCAGGCCGAAAATGTTCGAGCCCAAACGATTGTTCGTCCCGCCGAAAAGAAGATGGGCCCCGCAACGGTGCTTAAAATCCGCGAGAAAGTGCCCCTCTTTCGGGACATGCCCATGGAATTGTTGATGCGAACACTGGCCATTTGTGAGCAAGTCACGGTGGAGGCCGGGAGCGACGTGTTCAAAGAGGGCGACATGGGTGACTCCTTCTTTGTCCTGATCTCCGGCGAGGTCATTGTTGGAAAAGAGCGGGGCGACAAGCTCATCGAGTTGGCCCGTTTGGGAGTGGGCGACTGTTTTGGTGAAATGGCCCTGGTCGGAAAGCATGTGCGCACCGCAACGGTTCGCGCCAACCGCGACGCCGTTGCCATGCGCTTTTACCGTGACGCCGTGGACGCAGAAGTTGAAAGCGCCCACATGATTTACCGCAACATGGCCCGGATCCTGGCCATGCGCCTGGAAGAGGCCAGTGCCACCATGGCGGACCTGCTGGCCCAAAATAGCCGGAGCTGA
- a CDS encoding SRPBCC family protein, with translation MAINVSIDLGYELEVKAKAKEVFDLLSDVPASASYFPKVDELVDLGDGVYRWEMEKIGIAQINLQTIYASKYVANRAKGSVVWTPVKGEGNALVSGHWKIEDKKTSTKIVLQINGDLSIPLPGLMKMVVAPVVEVEFEKMVEQYLTNLTKQFGGEV, from the coding sequence ATGGCTATCAATGTGAGCATCGACCTTGGCTACGAGCTGGAAGTCAAGGCCAAAGCAAAAGAGGTCTTTGACCTGCTGTCCGACGTGCCAGCCTCTGCCAGCTACTTCCCCAAGGTGGATGAGCTGGTGGACCTGGGCGACGGCGTTTACCGCTGGGAGATGGAGAAAATTGGCATTGCCCAGATCAATCTGCAAACCATTTACGCCTCCAAATACGTCGCCAACCGCGCCAAAGGCAGCGTCGTCTGGACGCCCGTCAAAGGCGAAGGCAATGCGCTGGTGTCAGGCCACTGGAAGATTGAGGACAAGAAAACCTCAACCAAGATTGTTTTGCAGATCAACGGCGATCTGTCCATCCCCCTGCCCGGCCTCATGAAAATGGTGGTAGCCCCGGTGGTGGAGGTCGAATTTGAAAAAATGGTGGAGCAATACCTCACCAACCTGACCAAACAATTTGGCGGCGAGGTCTAA
- a CDS encoding HD-GYP domain-containing protein, producing MKVLRLPRAKVKVGMPLPWNVRDEQGLLLLSKGHVITNESQLEQLLTRGAFVDVEEIKASAREAAEAADALNAVKLPPNLFARWDQTSEALKKLLGIGVRLPDFPEQLDEFARQLCELIDINADVATYRIVRQDNAKHFYYGYAHSVHTAILSVLMARYLKWEDGPMMSLVKAALTMNLSILDLQGQMAGQDGPMKDSQRAAIQKHPGEAVELLEKAGVTDTDWLTAVAQHHERQDGTGYPLQSTEIGDLAVALRVADVLMAKISPRALRAALSPQEAIRELYREDKGGPISTAVIKVLGIFPPGDFVKLASGELGIVVERTANARAPIVAAITNTSGQLVSTTLRRDTSAAAYAIVGNASDKALLKRLPPERLYGYALSPTAVV from the coding sequence TTGAAAGTACTCAGACTGCCTCGAGCCAAAGTGAAAGTTGGAATGCCCCTGCCCTGGAATGTCCGGGACGAGCAGGGCTTGTTGCTGTTGTCCAAAGGGCACGTCATCACCAACGAAAGCCAGCTTGAGCAACTGCTGACGCGCGGCGCCTTTGTTGACGTGGAGGAGATCAAGGCATCCGCCCGCGAAGCCGCTGAAGCTGCCGACGCACTCAACGCCGTCAAGTTGCCCCCCAATCTGTTCGCCCGATGGGACCAGACCTCCGAGGCGCTGAAAAAACTGTTGGGTATTGGGGTTCGCCTGCCGGACTTTCCCGAGCAGCTGGACGAATTCGCACGCCAACTCTGTGAGTTGATCGACATCAATGCGGACGTCGCCACTTACCGCATTGTTCGCCAGGACAATGCCAAGCACTTCTACTATGGCTATGCGCATTCGGTGCACACCGCCATCCTGAGCGTTCTCATGGCCCGCTACCTGAAATGGGAAGACGGCCCCATGATGAGCCTGGTCAAGGCCGCGCTCACGATGAACCTGAGCATTCTTGATCTTCAGGGTCAAATGGCCGGCCAGGACGGTCCAATGAAGGATTCACAACGCGCCGCGATTCAAAAACACCCCGGTGAGGCCGTGGAGCTGCTGGAAAAAGCGGGCGTAACGGATACCGACTGGTTGACCGCCGTTGCCCAACACCATGAACGCCAGGATGGAACGGGTTACCCTCTGCAAAGCACCGAGATTGGGGATTTGGCCGTCGCCTTGCGGGTGGCTGATGTGTTGATGGCCAAAATCAGCCCGCGGGCGCTGCGGGCAGCGCTCTCACCGCAAGAGGCCATTCGGGAGCTGTACCGTGAAGACAAAGGCGGGCCAATTTCAACCGCCGTGATCAAGGTGCTTGGCATCTTCCCGCCGGGTGATTTTGTCAAGTTGGCGTCGGGGGAGTTGGGCATTGTGGTGGAGCGCACCGCCAATGCCCGTGCGCCCATTGTGGCGGCCATCACCAACACGAGCGGGCAACTGGTGTCCACAACCCTGCGCCGCGACACCAGTGCGGCCGCCTATGCCATTGTTGGCAACGCGTCAGACAAGGCTTTGCTCAAGCGCTTGCCGCCTGAGCGGCTGTACGGCTACGCGCTGTCCCCCACCGCTGTCGTTTAG
- a CDS encoding DUF808 domain-containing protein, translating into MASSLLALIDDIATILDDVAVLAKVATKKTAGVLGDDLALNAQQVSGVKAERELPVVWAVCKGSLLNKAILVPAALVISAFAPWLVTPLLMVGCAFLCFEGFEKLAHKFLHSAAEDEAHHTALVQALSDSAVDVVALEKEKVKGAIRTDFILSAEIIAITLGTVQASPMTTQVLVLSGIALLMTLGVYGLVACIVKLDDGGLYLSQLPGESKLAQLQRSMGRGVLASAPYLMKALSVAGTAAMFLVGGGILTHGLPVVGHTLASLSQQLGAAAQPVLSMALDGVFGILAGAAVLLGVTAFKRLTPAQA; encoded by the coding sequence ATGGCCAGCAGCCTGCTTGCACTCATTGACGATATTGCCACCATCCTGGACGATGTGGCGGTGCTCGCGAAAGTCGCCACCAAGAAGACCGCCGGCGTGCTGGGGGACGACTTGGCACTGAACGCACAGCAGGTCTCAGGCGTGAAGGCCGAGCGCGAGTTGCCGGTGGTGTGGGCGGTGTGCAAGGGCTCTTTGCTCAACAAGGCCATATTGGTGCCTGCCGCGCTGGTCATCAGTGCCTTTGCGCCCTGGTTGGTCACGCCTTTGCTGATGGTGGGCTGCGCCTTTTTGTGTTTTGAGGGGTTTGAGAAGCTGGCTCACAAGTTCTTGCACAGCGCCGCTGAAGATGAAGCGCACCACACCGCTTTGGTGCAGGCCCTGTCTGACAGCGCGGTGGACGTGGTCGCGCTGGAAAAAGAAAAGGTCAAAGGGGCCATTCGGACTGATTTCATTTTGTCGGCTGAAATCATTGCCATCACTCTGGGCACTGTGCAAGCCAGCCCCATGACCACGCAGGTGCTTGTGCTCAGCGGCATTGCCTTGCTCATGACGTTGGGCGTTTACGGCTTGGTGGCCTGCATCGTGAAATTGGACGATGGCGGTCTGTACCTGAGTCAATTGCCGGGCGAGTCGAAGCTGGCCCAGCTGCAGCGCAGCATGGGTCGCGGGGTGCTGGCATCTGCGCCGTATCTGATGAAAGCCCTGTCCGTGGCCGGCACTGCGGCCATGTTTTTGGTCGGCGGTGGCATTCTCACTCATGGTTTGCCAGTGGTCGGTCACACCTTGGCGTCACTGAGCCAGCAACTGGGCGCTGCGGCGCAACCAGTGCTTTCCATGGCGCTGGACGGTGTCTTTGGCATTCTGGCGGGGGCCGCCGTGTTGTTGGGTGTGACTGCGTTCAAGCGCTTGACGCCAGCGCAAGCCTAG
- a CDS encoding beta-ketoacyl-ACP synthase III has product MHRVAISSTGLFVPPHTISNEELVKAFNRFSDLENEKNAEAIAAGTHTAVPHSSVEFIEKASGIKQRYVMEKDGVLDPTRMHPKLTARPDSELSLMAEIGVAAARDALARAGKQPSDIDGVICAAANMQRAYPAMAVEIQTALGIRGFGFDMNVACSSATFAIEMAVNAVKTGSARAVLVVDPEITSPHLAWKDRDCHFIFGDVCTAILIERLDNAPAGAFEVLGTRLLTTFSNNIRNNAGFMSRSEDRDPQDRDQLFYQEGRKVFKEVCPMAAEHITAHLAAHDLQPGGVRRFWLHQANLGMNQLIARKLLGRDSTPDDAPVILDEFANTASAGSIISFHRHHEDIKAGEIGVICSFGAGYSIGSAVVRRT; this is encoded by the coding sequence ATGCACCGTGTCGCCATCAGCAGTACAGGCCTGTTCGTCCCTCCGCACACCATCAGCAATGAGGAGCTTGTCAAAGCTTTCAATCGCTTCTCGGACCTGGAGAATGAGAAAAATGCCGAGGCGATTGCGGCCGGCACGCATACGGCTGTGCCGCACTCCAGCGTGGAGTTCATCGAGAAAGCATCGGGCATCAAGCAGCGCTATGTGATGGAGAAAGACGGCGTGCTAGACCCCACCCGCATGCACCCCAAGCTCACCGCCCGGCCCGACAGCGAGTTATCCCTGATGGCGGAAATTGGCGTGGCCGCAGCGCGAGACGCGCTGGCCCGCGCCGGCAAACAGCCGTCCGACATTGACGGCGTCATCTGTGCGGCTGCCAATATGCAACGGGCCTACCCGGCGATGGCCGTGGAGATTCAGACCGCCTTGGGCATTCGGGGCTTTGGATTTGACATGAACGTGGCCTGCTCATCAGCCACATTTGCGATTGAGATGGCGGTCAATGCGGTGAAAACCGGCTCGGCCCGCGCCGTGTTGGTGGTGGACCCCGAGATCACATCCCCTCATCTGGCGTGGAAAGACCGCGATTGCCACTTTATTTTTGGTGATGTGTGCACCGCCATCCTGATTGAGCGGCTGGACAACGCCCCCGCTGGCGCCTTTGAGGTGCTGGGAACCCGTCTGTTGACGACGTTTTCCAACAATATTCGCAACAACGCCGGCTTTATGTCGCGCAGCGAAGACCGCGATCCGCAGGACCGCGACCAACTCTTTTACCAAGAGGGGCGCAAAGTGTTCAAGGAAGTGTGCCCCATGGCCGCCGAGCACATCACAGCCCATTTGGCCGCACATGACTTGCAACCGGGCGGCGTGCGCCGCTTCTGGCTGCACCAGGCGAATTTGGGTATGAACCAGCTGATTGCCCGCAAGTTGCTGGGCCGGGACAGCACCCCGGACGATGCACCGGTCATCCTGGACGAGTTTGCCAACACCGCGTCGGCGGGCTCCATCATTTCGTTTCACCGCCACCATGAGGACATCAAGGCGGGGGAAATTGGCGTGATTTGCTCGTTTGGCGCGGGTTATTCCATCGGCAGTGCGGTGGTTCGCCGCACCTGA
- a CDS encoding GNAT family N-acetyltransferase: MSNIEVRVATMRDAKVIAEIHASASQAAFKALFPGEKAPVISVDKSQAYWREAIEFSDPQVLVATDDDTVVGFVGFDRSRDAKTPATTGEIWAIYALPSHWGQGVGLALWDAARDGLVEEGCNKVTIWVPLSNERALRFHDMAGFKREMTTIKTVPMGDLRVEEIRMKRDLV, from the coding sequence ATGTCCAATATTGAGGTTCGGGTCGCCACGATGCGCGATGCCAAGGTCATTGCCGAAATCCACGCCAGCGCCAGCCAGGCCGCGTTCAAAGCATTGTTTCCCGGCGAAAAAGCGCCCGTCATTAGCGTCGACAAAAGCCAGGCTTACTGGCGTGAAGCCATTGAATTCAGTGACCCACAGGTGCTTGTGGCCACCGATGACGACACCGTGGTTGGATTTGTCGGCTTTGATCGCTCACGCGACGCGAAGACCCCCGCCACCACCGGCGAGATCTGGGCCATTTACGCGCTGCCCTCGCACTGGGGTCAAGGCGTTGGCTTGGCCTTGTGGGACGCCGCCCGTGACGGCTTGGTGGAAGAGGGTTGTAACAAGGTCACCATCTGGGTGCCGCTGAGCAACGAGCGCGCCCTGCGTTTTCACGACATGGCCGGCTTCAAGCGCGAGATGACCACCATCAAGACCGTGCCCATGGGCGACCTCCGCGTCGAAGAAATCCGGATGAAGCGCGACCTGGTCTGA
- a CDS encoding ribbon-helix-helix domain-containing protein produces the protein MCQIFVRANPQSYEATTRSIRLHGVVTSVRLENLFWDTLEEIGARDHMSVPQLLSKLYDELLEHRGDIPNFTSFLRVCGLRYMALQVEKRISNDMSVPIRSLNAHAVLHGLRPTLVEASAG, from the coding sequence ATGTGTCAGATTTTTGTTCGCGCCAACCCACAGAGTTATGAGGCCACCACCCGCAGCATTCGCCTGCACGGGGTGGTGACCAGTGTTCGCCTGGAAAACCTGTTTTGGGACACACTGGAAGAAATTGGCGCCCGTGACCATATGAGCGTGCCGCAGCTACTGTCCAAGCTCTACGACGAGTTGCTGGAACACCGCGGCGATATTCCCAACTTCACCAGCTTTTTGCGAGTCTGTGGCCTGCGCTACATGGCCCTGCAGGTTGAAAAGCGCATTTCCAACGACATGAGCGTACCGATTCGTTCGCTGAACGCCCACGCCGTGCTGCACGGGCTGCGACCCACTTTGGTAGAAGCCAGCGCAGGCTAA
- a CDS encoding c-type cytochrome, which produces MAAAPMLMSPPMIAFVSRTLALVALAASPFLSHAAPRAFEDTMAQRTQACTACHGEQGRAGPDGYYPRLAGKPAGYLYKQLLNFKEGRRHYAPMKALLAPLSDSYLLEIAQHFAQLEVPYPAPQPTSAPAAVLERGKQLIFRGDPAQKTPACVQCHGQKLTGAAPDVPGLLGLPRDYLIAQLGGWQTGQRVAHGPDCMGGIAKKLSSSDVAAVTQWLAAQAVPTDSRPQATLPTNASRAQCGTAPAPQAVETLPAPTADTTLVAKGAYLARVGNCQGCHTAASGGVYAGGRAIETPFGAVYSSNLTPDTVTGLGRWTTTDFWKAMHEGRSKDGRLLNPAFPYTSFSSITRADSDALLAYLQSLPPVQQRNRSHDLRWPFGTQVALWAWRTMYFNPATQKAQGNQSAEWKRGAYLVQGLGHCAACHSPRTALGGLTDESSLSGGTMPGGGWFAPSLHPTAAGGMSPLAQENLIALLQTGVSPGRVTSGPMSEVVMGSTQYLSTSDLKAVVLYLSRLPADAPAKRSQVSTAPETRTFLEGGKLYENNCAQCHGAQGEGVAGAYPALNGTVAINRDNTANLIQAVLHGGYSPATQGNPRPFGMPPYQLLFNDREVASVLTYVRQSWGNGGSTVSELEVYQARERFTR; this is translated from the coding sequence GTGGCTGCTGCACCGATGTTGATGTCGCCTCCCATGATTGCGTTTGTTTCTCGAACACTGGCCTTGGTCGCGCTGGCCGCCAGCCCGTTTCTGTCCCACGCCGCACCAAGAGCCTTTGAGGACACCATGGCGCAGCGCACCCAGGCTTGTACAGCCTGCCATGGTGAGCAGGGGCGAGCCGGTCCCGACGGCTACTACCCCCGCCTGGCCGGTAAACCGGCGGGCTATCTCTACAAGCAGTTGCTGAATTTCAAGGAAGGCCGACGTCACTACGCGCCCATGAAAGCCTTGCTGGCGCCGCTCAGCGACAGCTACCTGCTGGAGATCGCCCAGCACTTCGCTCAATTGGAAGTGCCCTACCCAGCCCCCCAGCCCACGAGTGCCCCTGCTGCAGTGTTGGAACGGGGCAAGCAGTTGATTTTTCGCGGAGACCCTGCCCAAAAGACACCGGCTTGTGTGCAATGCCACGGCCAAAAGCTGACAGGCGCCGCGCCAGACGTACCCGGCTTGCTCGGCCTGCCCCGCGACTACCTGATTGCGCAGCTGGGCGGCTGGCAAACCGGCCAACGCGTTGCCCATGGCCCTGACTGCATGGGTGGCATTGCGAAAAAACTGAGCAGCTCCGACGTGGCAGCCGTCACCCAGTGGCTCGCCGCCCAAGCGGTCCCCACGGACAGCCGGCCCCAGGCGACGCTGCCAACAAACGCCAGTCGGGCCCAATGCGGCACCGCGCCCGCCCCTCAAGCCGTAGAGACCCTGCCGGCGCCCACTGCCGACACGACGCTGGTCGCCAAGGGCGCTTACCTCGCCCGCGTGGGCAATTGCCAAGGTTGTCACACGGCCGCAAGCGGCGGGGTTTATGCCGGTGGCCGCGCTATTGAAACACCGTTTGGTGCGGTTTACTCCAGCAACCTCACGCCAGACACCGTCACTGGACTGGGGCGCTGGACAACAACAGATTTCTGGAAAGCCATGCATGAGGGCCGCTCCAAGGACGGGCGGTTGTTGAATCCAGCCTTTCCGTACACCAGCTTCAGCAGCATCACCCGCGCCGATTCCGATGCATTGCTGGCGTATTTACAGTCGTTGCCACCGGTGCAGCAGCGCAATCGCTCTCACGACCTGCGCTGGCCATTTGGAACCCAGGTGGCTCTTTGGGCCTGGCGCACGATGTACTTCAACCCGGCCACCCAGAAAGCGCAGGGAAATCAATCTGCAGAATGGAAGCGGGGTGCCTATCTGGTGCAAGGCTTGGGCCACTGCGCCGCCTGCCATTCGCCCCGGACTGCTTTGGGCGGATTAACCGATGAGTCGTCCTTGAGCGGGGGAACCATGCCAGGAGGTGGCTGGTTTGCGCCCTCTCTGCACCCCACAGCCGCAGGAGGGATGAGTCCACTTGCGCAAGAGAACCTGATCGCGCTGCTGCAAACCGGGGTCTCCCCAGGCCGGGTGACCAGCGGCCCCATGTCAGAAGTGGTGATGGGCAGCACTCAATATTTGTCCACTTCCGATCTGAAGGCTGTGGTGCTCTATTTATCGAGGCTGCCCGCCGACGCGCCCGCCAAAAGATCGCAGGTTTCCACGGCCCCCGAGACCAGAACCTTTTTGGAGGGCGGCAAGCTCTATGAGAACAACTGTGCCCAATGTCACGGCGCGCAGGGCGAAGGCGTGGCCGGGGCCTACCCCGCGCTGAATGGCACCGTCGCCATCAACCGGGACAACACCGCCAATTTGATCCAGGCGGTGTTGCACGGTGGCTATTCGCCTGCCACCCAGGGCAATCCACGCCCCTTCGGTATGCCGCCCTACCAGCTGCTGTTCAATGATCGGGAGGTCGCCTCTGTGTTGACCTATGTCCGGCAAAGCTGGGGCAATGGGGGGTCTACGGTCAGCGAGCTTGAGGTCTACCAAGCCCGTGAGCGTTTTACCCGTTGA